The Marinobacter szutsaonensis sequence TCACTGACCACCTGGACCGTTCCGAGTCTGCGCCAGCCCCGCACCACCTCGGCCTCGGCAACCGGCAACGGCAGGTCCGCCACCGAGCGGAACCAGGCGGGCACACCGATCTGATCCAGCGATTTCCGCCGGCCGGCAATGATCTCACCCTGGTGGTTCAGGTAGATCACCCGGAGGTATCGCCCGCTGTCAAAGACTGCATCAATGAGGGATGCCGAGGCGACGGGGTCACTCCCGTCGATGGCATTGGAGAGAGACAGCCCGACTGCGGTGGCACCGTCCCGGGCATGCCCTGTCAGCTGTTCGGACACATAGCCCCGAAAATGGCTGAAACTGGTTACAAAGCCCGCCACGAGCACAACCACCAGAAGGCTACCGGTAAAAAGCAGCAACAGGGTACGGAGGGTAATCACCCCCGTCTGGTTCCGCAAAGACTGCGGAGTCCGCTTCCATGCCATAAGGAATTGCTCCGGAGGGGCTGCAACAGTCGACGCAGCAACTGTGACCTGCACCCCAGAGTTGACAAACATTTACATTGCGCCACCTACGCCGACCACTTTAAACACTATAGACTCTGTACAAGCACCGAGGTTAAAAAATCGTCCCCACCAGGTGGGGCGGACATCATGTGTAGGACGGGCCGGAGTACCATGAACGACGAAAGCCAGAAAGAAAAACTCAGACAACACTTTGCCCGACGTGTAACCACCCAGGCACGGGTTGTCCTGGATACCTGGCAGAAGATCCATTCCGACCACAGCCTGGCAGCCTCCCATCGCGCCGAACTGATCAGCGCCACCGACAAGCTGGTGCGCTACGCCCAACGTTTCGAGATGGACAGCCACGCGCAAGCCGGCCAGAAAGCGCTTGACCTCATGGCCCGCTGGCCCGCAGAAAGCACTCCGGACGAGGGGCTGTGGCCACAACTCCAGGACGCCATGGAACAGCTGTGCCAGAGCACCCTGCGCCGCACCGACAAGGACAAGACTGACGCCCCCCTGCAATACCGGCGGACTCCCATTTACGTCGCGCTGGAAAATGAAGAGATGGCTGCCCGCCTGATCCGCCAGCTGGAATTCTTCGGCTTCCGGGCCTCGGCCTTTGCCAGTGCGGATGCCCTGATGGAAGCCTGCACCCTGAGCAAACCGGAAACCATCCTGATGGATGTGAGTTTCGGTGGCAGCGCGAATGCCGGCATCGGCATCATCGAGCATCTGCAGGAGCGCCACGAGACACCGATCCCGGTCATTTTCGTGAGTGACGAGGATGGCTCCATCGAAACCCGTCTCCGGGCCTCACGCTGCGGGGGCGAGGAATTCTTCTACCCGGCGGTAGATCCGGGCCAGCTGATCGAAAAGATCGAGACCTATACCCACGGCAATACTGTGGAGCCTTACCGTGTACTGGTGCTGGACGACTCCCGGGCCCAGGCCAAGTACATGGAAACGGTGCTGAAACGGGCCGGCATGACCGCCCACATCATCACCGATCCAATGCAGATCATTCACGCTCTGGACGAGTTCTCCCCGGAAATCATTATCCTCGACATGTACATGCCCGGCTGCACCGGCATGGAGATCGCCCGGGTCATCCGCCAGCAGGACCGCTTCCACAGCGTGCCCATCATCTACCTGTCGGCGGAGGAAGACGTCAGCAAACAGCTCCATGCCATGAGCCTGGGCGGAGACGACTTCCTGACCAAGCCCATTGATCCCAAGCACCTGATCGCCACCATCCACAACCGGGGCCGGCGGGCCCGTTCGCTGCTGGCACTGATGATCCGTGACAGCCTGACGGGACTGTACAACCACACCCATACCCTGCACCTGCTGGACCAGGAAATCGCCAAGGCGCGGCAGAAGGACCAGCCCCTGTCCTTCGCGATGATTGATATTGACTACTTCAAGAAGGTCAACGACACCTTCGGCCACCCGATCGGCGACCGGGTCCTGCGTAGCCTGTCCATGTTCCTGAAACAGCGGCTGCGCAAGACCGACCATGTCGGCCGTTATGGCGGCGAGGAGTTTGCCATCATCCTGCCGGACACCCGGCCCAGTGATGCTCGCAATGTTCTGAACGAAATCCGGGAGCGATTCTCGGAACTGCGCCAACGCGCGGGGGACCGGGAGTTCAATGTCACCTTCAGCTGCGGCGTCGCCACCCTGCAGCCGGGGCAAACCGCCCAGGAACTGTGCGACCGGGCCGACCGGGCGCTGTATGCCTCCAAGAAAGCCGGTCGTAACTGCGTCAGCGCAGACACCCCCTGACCCGCACCCTCAGCGGGTCGGGCCGGCCCGCTGCCCCTACCTTCAGCTATGAAACCAACGTCGTATGGAAGTCGGCCCTGTCCTTGCCGACAATGATTGTCATCAGCGGAAAGATCCCGTTTCGATTGCCAGTGCTGTCTTTTTACGACCAATGGCCAACACGGAAGATTGTCAAAAAGTGTTGATCTGAGGAAAACAAGCACGCACCATTGTGGGAAAATGCCGTGATTTTCGGCGATCCTGTTAAAAAGACAGCAAGGCAGGCGTAATCATGTCCACCATTCTCGTGCTCCATGGCCCCAACCTCAACATGCTCGGCACCCGTGAGCCCGAGGTGTACGGCTACGAGACCCTGAAGGACATCGATGACCGGTTGAAGGCGAAAGCGGCCGAAAAGGGCCACCATCTGCTCCACCTTCAGTCGAACGCCGAGTACGAACTGATCGAGCGGGTCCATGAAGCACGGGCCGAAGGGGTGGATTTCCTCATCATCAATCCTGCCGCCTTCACCCACACCAGCATCGCCCTCCGGGATGCCGTGCTGGCTTCCGGGATCCCCTTTATCGAAGTGCATCTTTCCAACGTGCATGCGCGGGAGCCATTCCGCCATCACTCCTATTTTTCCGATATCGCCATTGGCGTTATCTGCGGGTTGGGCAGCCAGGGGTACGACCTCGCCCTGCAGGCAGCCCTGCAACGAATTCACCGATAGATCAGACACAACGGGACTGGATTAACTATGGATATTCGCAAGATCAAGAAACTCATTGAGCTCCTGGAGGAATCCGACGTCGAGGAACTGGAAATCCAGGAAGGCGACGATTCTGTCCGCATCTCCCGCCGTCGCGAGCAGGCCGCCGGCACCCAGTACGTGAGCCATATGCCCGCACCGGCACCCCAGGCAGCAGCCCCCGCGCCTGCCCCGGCTCCCGCTGCGGAAGAACCTGCTGCCCCGGCCGGTCCTTCCGGCCATACCTTGAACTCCCCGATGGTCGGTACCTTCTACCGGGCACCGTCACCCACCGCCCAGGCGTTCGTGGAAGTTGGCCAGACCGTCAACGTCGGTGACGTGGTCTGCATCGTCGAGGCGATGAAGATGATGAACCAGATCGAGGCTGACAAGGCCGGAACTGTAACTGAGATCCTGGTCGAAAATGGCCAGCCGGTGGAGTTTGACCAGCCCCTGGTCGTCATTTCCTGAACTGGGTGATTGTTACTCATGGCCATGTTAGAAAAAGTTCTGATCGCAAACCGCGGTGAAATCGCGCTGCGCATTCTGCGTGCCTGCAAGGAGCTGGGCATCAACACCGTTGCCGTACACTCGCAGGTGGACCGGGAACTGATGCACGTGCGTCTTGCAGACGAATCCGTGTGCATCGGCCCGAACAGCGCAACCGACAGCTACCTGAATATCCCCGCCATCATCAGCGCGGCGGAAGTGACCGACTCGGTGGGCATCCATCCCGGTTACGGCTTCCTGGCGGAAAACGCCGACTTCGCCGAGCAGGTGGAAAAGAGCGGCTTCCGGTTCATCGGTCCGAAGGCGGAAACCATCCGCCTGATGGGCAACAAGGTCTCCGCCATCGAAGCCATGAAAAAGGCTGGCGTACCGACCGTGCCCGGGTCCGACGGCCCGCTCACCGATGACGACGAGCGCACCCTGCAGATTGCCCGGAAGATCGGCTACCCGGTGATGATCAAGGCCGCCTCCGGCGGCGGTGGCCGCGGCATGCAGGTGGTTCACTCCGAAGCGGCCCTGCTCAAGGCGATCCAGATTACCCAGAGCGAGGCCCGCAACGCCTTCGGTGACCCCACCGTATACCTGGAGAAATTCCTGGAAATGCCGCGCCATGTGGAAGTTCAGGTACTGGCGGACATGCACGGCAACGTCATCCACCTGGGCGACCGCGACTGCTCCATGCAGCGTCGTAACCAGAAGGTGATCGAGGAAGCGCCGGCACCGAACGTCAATGCCGAATCCCGGGAAAAAACCCTGAAAGCCTGTGTCGATGCCTGCAAGGAAATCGGCTACGTGGGCGCAGGTACCTTCGAGTTCCTGTACCAAGACGGCGAGTTCTACTTCATCGAGATGAACACCCGGGTCCAGGTAGAGCATCCGGTCTCCGAGATGGTTACCGGCGTGGACATCGTGCGCGAGCAGCTGCGCATTGCCAGCGGACTGCCGCTGCAGTACAGCCAGGATGAGATCCACATCCAGGGCCATGCCATCGAATGCCGGATCAACGCCGAGGACCCCAAGACCTTCGTGCCCAGCCCGGGCAAGGTCAAGCACTATCACGCGCCCGGCGGCAACGGCATCCGCGTCGACTCGCACCTGTACAGCGGCTACACCGTACCGCCGTACTACGATTCGCTCGTGGCCAAGCTCATTACCTGGGGCGATGATCGCGAGATCGCTCGCCGGCGCATGAAGAACGCGCTGGACGAGATGGTGGTCGAAGGCATCAAGACCAACCAGCCCCTGCATCGAAGACTGGTACGCGATGGTGGCTTCAAACAGGTAGACTTCACCATCCACTACCTGGAAAAACTGATGCGGGAATAACCATGCCCTGGATACAACTCCAGATCCCGGCTGATCCGGACAATGCGGATCAGCTGGAGGATCTGCTCATGGAGATGGGCGCTGACGCCGTCTCCATGGAAGACGCCGCTGACCAGCCCCTGTACGAGCCGGACCCCGGCACCACCCCCCTGTGGAGCCAGACCACGGTGACCGGTCTGTTCCAGTCCGACCGTGACATTAGCCAGCTGTGCGCGGACGTCCGCGATGCCTGGCACCAGCAGACCCAACAGTCCCTGCCGGAGATCGAGGTCACCCTGGTGGAAGACAAGGACTGGGAGCGGGCCTGGATGGATGACTTCCAGCCCCTGAAATTCGGCGAGCGGCTCTGGATTGTACCCAGTTGGCATGATGCGCCGGACCCGGAAGCCGCCAACCTGATGCTCGACCCGGGGCTGGCTTTCGGTACCGGCACGCACCCCACCACGGCGCTCTGCCTGGAATGGCTGGACGGCCAGGACATGCAGGGCAAGCAGGTCATCGATTATGGCTGCGGCTCCGGCATCCTGGGCCTGGCAGCACTACTGCTGGGCGCTGATCACGTTATTGGTGTCGACACCGACCCCCAGGCCCTGGAAGCCAGCCGCGAGAATGCCCGGCGTAACGGCGTTGAAGAAGCCAGGCTGGACCTTTACCTGCCGGAAGACGAACCGGACACCCGCTGCGACGTCATGCTGGCCAACATCCTGGCCCAGCCGCTGATCGGTCTGGCACCCCACCTGGCCGCCCTGACCCGACCCGGCGGCGACCTGGTGCTTTCTGGCATCCTGTCGAACCAGGCCCGGGAAGTCATGGAGGCCTACGAGCCGTGGTTCATCATGGACGAGCCGGAGCAACGCGAAGAATGGATACGCCTCACAGGACGGCGCAAGGACAGATGACGAACCGGACGATAGCGACTAAACTCCGACACTCGTAGTAGTACAGCCGCTTTCAGGAACGAAGCATGACCCAGAGCAGCCTGCAGACACAGTGCCCGAAGTGCCATACCCGTTTCCGCGTTTCCGATGAACAGCTTGGCGTCGCCAAGGGCAAAGTCCGCTGCGGCAACTGCATGGAGGTGTTCAACGCCATTGAACACCGGGTCCTGCCCGCCTCTCCCCAGCCTCCGGCTCCCCCGGCCGGAGAATCCGAGCCCTCCGGCCTGACCACCGAAGAAGACTTCGTGTTCGCCGACAACCCCGACGAGGATGCCGAGGAAGGCCGTTATGCCGGCTCAAAACTGTCATTCTCGGACGACGAACTCAGCGACAGCTTCCTTTCCATCAATCAGAACGAGAAGCCGGGCTTCCGGGATGCCGATGCGGACTCCGAGCCGGAGGAAGTGGACGAAAGCTGGGCCGAGGCGATTCTGGAAGAAGACGAAGAGTCCCGGGAACCGGGCAAGCCAAAACAGCCCGCTCCGGCGCGACCCTCAAGGGATGAAGCGAGCTCCACATTCTCTGCCCGCGAGCCCGAGCCCGAAGCGCCTGAACCTGAAAAGTTCGAGCCAGGGTTCGCAGAACCCGAGCCAGAACCGGTACCCGCCCCGGAACCACCCCGGAGAGCCTCCCGCCCTGCGCCGGAGCCGGCCTTCAGCGCCACCGACACCTCCGCCGAGGAGGCGGTCGAGTCCGGCTTCCGCCCCGAACGCACAGAGGCGCCCGCTGCAGAATCCATGCGGGCGACCAGCCCATTCAGCGATCTCCGGCGCGAACCTGTCTCGGTCAACAAGGGTCGCGGCGGCAAGGCCCGGACCATCCTCTGGAGCCTGATTGTACTTGCCCTGATCGGCGTTCTGGCGGCCCAGGTGACCTGGTTCCAGTTCGATCGCCTGTCGGCCATTCCCGAGCTGCGGCCGTTCTACGAAAAAGGCTGTGAACTGGCCGGCTGTGAACTCAAGCCCCTGGTCAATGTGGATGCCATCCAGAGCCGCAAGCTGGTGGTTCGTACTGACCCCGAAAACCGGGGTCAGCTGCTGGTGGATGCCGTCATCATCAACCGGGCAGATTTCGGGCAACCCTTCCCGGCCATTGCCCTGACTTTCTCCAACCTCAATGGCGATGTCGTTGCCCAGAGCGTGTTCACCCCTGACGAATATCTGGCCGGTGAAGCGCAGGAACTGGACGACATGCCAACGGACACGCCTCTACGCATCGCCATCAGCATCCGGGATCCGGGTCGGGATGCGGTCAACTACAACCTGGACTTCCGTCCGTACTCACCCTGATCGCGTAAGCAAGTATTTACTTGGCGAATGGCTGCGCAGCCACCACAACGAACAAAAGTCAACCAGAAAGCACGAAAAATAATCAGCTTTTTTCACTGTCAAGCCCCTTCAATCGGAGGGGCCCCGACGGTATCATTAGCGCCCTTCGGAACCGGACCGATCACTAATTGATCAATCGTTCCATTCCGATCCTTGCTCAATCCGCTGTGACACGGACTCAGATCATGCTGCCAACGGCAAAAATCGGGCCGTACACTTTGCCCAACCCGCTCATCGTTGCACCCATGGCGGGTGTGACCGACCGCCCCTTCAGGCAACTCTGCCGACGGATGGGAGCGGGCCTTGCGGTATCGGAAATGGTCATAGCGGACAGCAAGCTCTGGCATACGCGCAAGTCCAGGACACGGCTGAACCATGAAGGCGAGCCGGAGCCACGCTCGGTCCAGATCGCCGGCGGTGATCCGCAGATGCTGGCCGACGCCGCGCGACAGAACGCCAGCTTCGGCGCCCAGATCATCGACATCAACATGGGCTGTCCGGCCAAGAAGGTGTGCAACAAGGCTGCCGGCTCGGCGCTGATGAAGGATGAGGCACTGGTCCGCGAAATCCTGGAGGCCGTTGTCAAGGCGGTGGACGTTCCGGTGACGCTGAAAATGCGCACAGGATGGGATTCGGACAACCGCAACGCACCGGTCATTGCCCGGATGGCTCAGGATGCCGGCATTCAGGCCCTGGCCATCCATGGTCGTACCCGCGCGGACAAGTACAACGGGGACGCGGAGTACGACACCATCGCCGAAGTCAAATCCCGGGTACAGATCCCGGTGTTCGCCAACGGCGACATCACCTCACCGGAGAAGGCCCTGACGGTGCTCAGCCACACCGGCGCCGATGGCCTGCTGATTGGCAGGGGCGCCCAGGGCCGGCCCTGGATCTTCCGGGAAATACTCCATTACCTGGAGACCGGAAAGCACCTGCCGGAGCCGCCCCTGGACGAGGTAGAGCAGATCCTCACAGGGCACCTGGCCGAGCTGCACAGCTTTTACGGTGAAAAGATGGGCGTGCGTATCGCCAGAAAACATGTGGGCTGGTACCTGCAGTCCCACGATCAGAGCAGACAGTTCCGTAAACGCTTCAACGCCATCGAAGACGCGCTGGAGCAGAAAGACAGCATCGAACAGTACTTTGCAGGCTTACGAAATGGAGAGGTATTCGCAGCATGACCGCTGAGACTTTGGCAAACGACAACCTGAGCACCCCGGCCAACGATGACCTTCATCAGTTGCAAACGGTGAACAGCAGCGGCAACAGCGTCACCCTGCGTGACAGCGTTGAAGTTGCCCTGAAGAACTACTTTGCGCAACTGGATGGCGCGCCCGTCACCGACGTCTACCAACTGGTACTGTCGGAAGTGGAAGCCCCACTGCTGGAGCAGGTGATGAAGTACACCCGCAACAACCAGACCAAGGCATCCACCATGCTGGGGCTGAATCGCGGCACCCTGCGCAAGAAGCTCAAGCAATACGGTCTGCTATAATCTGACCTGACCCCAAAAGGGCCTCCCGGATCACGTTCGCGAGGCCCTTGTTCGTTACAACGAGGTCGTTGCAACCTCGCAACGTCATCCGGCTTATCTGACCAGCGAAGAAAGTGACCCATGGCAAACCAGGCTAACACCCCCGTCCGTCGCGCGCTCATCAGCGTGAGTGACAAAACCGGCATTGTCGATTTCGGCCGTGCCCTGACCGACCGCGGCATTGAACTGCTCTCCACTGGCGGTACCTTCCGCCTGCTCCAGGAAAACAATGTCCCGGTCACCGAAGTGTCCGACTACACCGGTTTCCCGGAAATGATGGATGGACGGGTCAAGACCCTGCACCCGAAAATCCACGGCGGCATCCTGGGCCGCCGGGGCACTGACGATGCTGTCATGTCCGAGCACGGCATCAACCCGATCGATATGGTGGTGGTAAACCTCTACCCGTTCGAAGACACCGTGGCCAAACCCGATTGCGATCTGGCCACCGCCATCGAGAACATCGACATCGGCGGCCCCACCATGGTTCGCGCCGCGGCCAAGAACCACAACGATGTCGCCATCGTGGTCAATGCCTCCGATTACCGTCGGATACTGAACGAGCTGGATAACAACGACGGCGAGCTGAGCTACAGCACCCGCTTCGACCTGGCAGTGAAGGCCTTCGAGCACACTGCCGGCTACGATGGCGCGATCGCCAACTACCTGGGCGGCCGCACCCCGGACAACGACAACGCCGACTTCCCCCGCACCTTCAACGCCCAGTTCGTGAAGGTCCAGGACATGCGCTACGGCGAAAACCCGCACCAGCGCGCCGCCTTCTATGCCGAGCGCAATCCGAAGGAAGCCTGTGTGGCAACCGCCGAGCAGCTGCAGGGCAAGGAGCTGTCCTTCAACAACGTGGCCGACACTGACGCCGCCCTGGAATGCGTGAAGCCCTTCGCTGATCCGGCCTGCGTGATCGTCAAGCACGCCAATCCCTGCGGTGTTGCCATCGGCGCCGACATCCGCCAGGCCTATGACCTGGCCTTTGCCACCGACCCCACCTCGGCCTTCGGTGGCATCATTGCCTTCAACCGTGAGCTGGACGCCGAAACAGCCAAGACCATCATCGATCGCCAGTTCGTGGAAGTGATCATCGCACCGACCGTGGCACCGGAAGCCGTGGAGATCGTTGCCGCGAAGAAGAACGTGCGCTTGCTCGCCTGCGGCGAGTTCGATGGTGAGCGTGCCAAAGCGCTGGACTACAAGCGCGTGACTGGCGGCCTGCTGGTGCAGGACCGGGACCTGGGCATGGTCGCCATGGAAGATGTGAAAGTGGTCACCGAGCGCCAGCCCAGCGAAGCCGAACTGAACGACCTGCTGTTCGCCTGGGAAGTGGCCAAGTACGTCAAGTCCAACGCCATTGTCTATGCCAAGGCCGGACGTACTATCGGTATCGGCGCCGGCCAGATGAGCCGGGTCTACAGCGCCAAGATCGCCGGTATCAAGGCCGCGGATGAAGGCCTGGAAGTGAAGGGCTCGGTGATGTCCTCGGACGCGTTTTTCCCGTTCCGTGACGGCATCGACGCCGCAGCGGCTGCCGGCATCACCGCCGTGATCCAGCCCGGCGGCTCCATGCGTGACCAGGAAGTGATTGATGCCGCCAACGAGCATGGCATTGCCATGGTGTTTACTGGCATGCGGCATTTCCGGCACTGA is a genomic window containing:
- the purH gene encoding bifunctional phosphoribosylaminoimidazolecarboxamide formyltransferase/IMP cyclohydrolase — protein: MANQANTPVRRALISVSDKTGIVDFGRALTDRGIELLSTGGTFRLLQENNVPVTEVSDYTGFPEMMDGRVKTLHPKIHGGILGRRGTDDAVMSEHGINPIDMVVVNLYPFEDTVAKPDCDLATAIENIDIGGPTMVRAAAKNHNDVAIVVNASDYRRILNELDNNDGELSYSTRFDLAVKAFEHTAGYDGAIANYLGGRTPDNDNADFPRTFNAQFVKVQDMRYGENPHQRAAFYAERNPKEACVATAEQLQGKELSFNNVADTDAALECVKPFADPACVIVKHANPCGVAIGADIRQAYDLAFATDPTSAFGGIIAFNRELDAETAKTIIDRQFVEVIIAPTVAPEAVEIVAAKKNVRLLACGEFDGERAKALDYKRVTGGLLVQDRDLGMVAMEDVKVVTERQPSEAELNDLLFAWEVAKYVKSNAIVYAKAGRTIGIGAGQMSRVYSAKIAGIKAADEGLEVKGSVMSSDAFFPFRDGIDAAAAAGITAVIQPGGSMRDQEVIDAANEHGIAMVFTGMRHFRH
- the prmA gene encoding 50S ribosomal protein L11 methyltransferase, with protein sequence MPWIQLQIPADPDNADQLEDLLMEMGADAVSMEDAADQPLYEPDPGTTPLWSQTTVTGLFQSDRDISQLCADVRDAWHQQTQQSLPEIEVTLVEDKDWERAWMDDFQPLKFGERLWIVPSWHDAPDPEAANLMLDPGLAFGTGTHPTTALCLEWLDGQDMQGKQVIDYGCGSGILGLAALLLGADHVIGVDTDPQALEASRENARRNGVEEARLDLYLPEDEPDTRCDVMLANILAQPLIGLAPHLAALTRPGGDLVLSGILSNQAREVMEAYEPWFIMDEPEQREEWIRLTGRRKDR
- a CDS encoding diguanylate cyclase translates to MNDESQKEKLRQHFARRVTTQARVVLDTWQKIHSDHSLAASHRAELISATDKLVRYAQRFEMDSHAQAGQKALDLMARWPAESTPDEGLWPQLQDAMEQLCQSTLRRTDKDKTDAPLQYRRTPIYVALENEEMAARLIRQLEFFGFRASAFASADALMEACTLSKPETILMDVSFGGSANAGIGIIEHLQERHETPIPVIFVSDEDGSIETRLRASRCGGEEFFYPAVDPGQLIEKIETYTHGNTVEPYRVLVLDDSRAQAKYMETVLKRAGMTAHIITDPMQIIHALDEFSPEIIILDMYMPGCTGMEIARVIRQQDRFHSVPIIYLSAEEDVSKQLHAMSLGGDDFLTKPIDPKHLIATIHNRGRRARSLLALMIRDSLTGLYNHTHTLHLLDQEIAKARQKDQPLSFAMIDIDYFKKVNDTFGHPIGDRVLRSLSMFLKQRLRKTDHVGRYGGEEFAIILPDTRPSDARNVLNEIRERFSELRQRAGDREFNVTFSCGVATLQPGQTAQELCDRADRALYASKKAGRNCVSADTP
- a CDS encoding DUF3426 domain-containing protein: MTQSSLQTQCPKCHTRFRVSDEQLGVAKGKVRCGNCMEVFNAIEHRVLPASPQPPAPPAGESEPSGLTTEEDFVFADNPDEDAEEGRYAGSKLSFSDDELSDSFLSINQNEKPGFRDADADSEPEEVDESWAEAILEEDEESREPGKPKQPAPARPSRDEASSTFSAREPEPEAPEPEKFEPGFAEPEPEPVPAPEPPRRASRPAPEPAFSATDTSAEEAVESGFRPERTEAPAAESMRATSPFSDLRREPVSVNKGRGGKARTILWSLIVLALIGVLAAQVTWFQFDRLSAIPELRPFYEKGCELAGCELKPLVNVDAIQSRKLVVRTDPENRGQLLVDAVIINRADFGQPFPAIALTFSNLNGDVVAQSVFTPDEYLAGEAQELDDMPTDTPLRIAISIRDPGRDAVNYNLDFRPYSP
- the accB gene encoding acetyl-CoA carboxylase biotin carboxyl carrier protein; protein product: MDIRKIKKLIELLEESDVEELEIQEGDDSVRISRRREQAAGTQYVSHMPAPAPQAAAPAPAPAPAAEEPAAPAGPSGHTLNSPMVGTFYRAPSPTAQAFVEVGQTVNVGDVVCIVEAMKMMNQIEADKAGTVTEILVENGQPVEFDQPLVVIS
- the aroQ gene encoding type II 3-dehydroquinate dehydratase; translation: MSTILVLHGPNLNMLGTREPEVYGYETLKDIDDRLKAKAAEKGHHLLHLQSNAEYELIERVHEARAEGVDFLIINPAAFTHTSIALRDAVLASGIPFIEVHLSNVHAREPFRHHSYFSDIAIGVICGLGSQGYDLALQAALQRIHR
- the accC gene encoding acetyl-CoA carboxylase biotin carboxylase subunit; amino-acid sequence: MAMLEKVLIANRGEIALRILRACKELGINTVAVHSQVDRELMHVRLADESVCIGPNSATDSYLNIPAIISAAEVTDSVGIHPGYGFLAENADFAEQVEKSGFRFIGPKAETIRLMGNKVSAIEAMKKAGVPTVPGSDGPLTDDDERTLQIARKIGYPVMIKAASGGGGRGMQVVHSEAALLKAIQITQSEARNAFGDPTVYLEKFLEMPRHVEVQVLADMHGNVIHLGDRDCSMQRRNQKVIEEAPAPNVNAESREKTLKACVDACKEIGYVGAGTFEFLYQDGEFYFIEMNTRVQVEHPVSEMVTGVDIVREQLRIASGLPLQYSQDEIHIQGHAIECRINAEDPKTFVPSPGKVKHYHAPGGNGIRVDSHLYSGYTVPPYYDSLVAKLITWGDDREIARRRMKNALDEMVVEGIKTNQPLHRRLVRDGGFKQVDFTIHYLEKLMRE
- the dusB gene encoding tRNA dihydrouridine synthase DusB, which gives rise to MPTAKIGPYTLPNPLIVAPMAGVTDRPFRQLCRRMGAGLAVSEMVIADSKLWHTRKSRTRLNHEGEPEPRSVQIAGGDPQMLADAARQNASFGAQIIDINMGCPAKKVCNKAAGSALMKDEALVREILEAVVKAVDVPVTLKMRTGWDSDNRNAPVIARMAQDAGIQALAIHGRTRADKYNGDAEYDTIAEVKSRVQIPVFANGDITSPEKALTVLSHTGADGLLIGRGAQGRPWIFREILHYLETGKHLPEPPLDEVEQILTGHLAELHSFYGEKMGVRIARKHVGWYLQSHDQSRQFRKRFNAIEDALEQKDSIEQYFAGLRNGEVFAA
- the fis gene encoding DNA-binding transcriptional regulator Fis; its protein translation is MTAETLANDNLSTPANDDLHQLQTVNSSGNSVTLRDSVEVALKNYFAQLDGAPVTDVYQLVLSEVEAPLLEQVMKYTRNNQTKASTMLGLNRGTLRKKLKQYGLL